The Clarias gariepinus isolate MV-2021 ecotype Netherlands chromosome 28, CGAR_prim_01v2, whole genome shotgun sequence DNA window TCATCTTcttgaaattattattagacTCCAAGAGTGGCATTTGATAACTATTCAAAAACAATTCAACTATTCAAAAATTCAAAACCGCAATGATTCAAACACCAGCAACtgtaaaatgtctaaaaaatgtCTACCTTTTgcgaagtaaaaaaaattaatcatataATCTATAATGGAATAtggtaatacatttttttttttaacagattttttcccccaaaaaaacagaaaaaaatctcaTGATAACCTGTTGGCACAAGTGTACACAACACTTATCTATCACgttattaaactatttattatttGCTTGTGATACAGCATTGTTTAGGTAGGAGTATACCAAGTTGGCATATCATgattgttaaaattattttattgcatcCTTCCTTACAAAAATGCTACATACCTATTAGGACACTATAATTAATTCCACATGTAGGATTTAGATGTGGGCTCTGACTGTGCCATTCCAAAATGATGATCACCTTCTTCTAAAACCATTCCTTAGTTAACTTGGATTTGTGCTTTGGGTCCTTAGCATAGTAGAAGATGAAATGTTTCTTAATCTTAAAATCTTTAAGATTCTTGCAAGATTTGTGCCAAATTCCGAGCACAGTCACATGCCCTATTGTGAAAGGCTGTGCACATCCGCaacatggttttatttttattttattttatcatgaaATTGAAATGTAAAATCTTTTACCTGGGTGTGTAGGCTTTTATATTCATTATACAGTGGCTCAATGAAGAAATTATCCGATATGTGATTAAGAGGCTATAGCTTATTCTCATAGACACTTATAAATACTCACTTTAAACAGCAGCTCCTTTGTGTTCTTGGCACTGTAACAGAGGTGCGTGTGTCCTGGTATGTATGCATTTGGCAGTCGGAGAAGATCTGCAGTGTGCATTAGGATGGAGTAAAGCGGGTTGATCCCAACGCCACCAGCCACCAAAAGCAGGTCCACTGTGCAATCAGATGGCATGGGGTCGAAGTAAAAATCCCCGCCAACCCGCACTTCCACATGCGAACCTAATGTACACTGATAgtagaaaagacaaagagagttcaatcaattcattttttataataaactgcAAAGTGATAGCTTGGGCTGTTAGTGTAAGTCAAACTTCTAatctttgcatttaaaaaatgtcttttaaaatgtttaaaaacagtgaCCGCGCTGTTCTGGAGACCGTTAAAAAGAAGCTACATACATGTAgtgttaattacaaaataaatgtaatgttacATGTTACTGATAATGTTTATgattaaagacattaaaaaaaatgtctaaatgaattgtttttggtttattatatatatcaaaatataCAAAATCTTAAGGCCAGGAAAAATATTACAAGTATTCACACTTCACACTGGTGGATCATAACCAGGTCGTAAGTACTTCTTCAAAATgccaaaggaagaaaaaaaaaaaagaaaaatagagagagtaggcaatttattaaaaactgcatttaaactAAAACAGGCTGATCATCAGCTAATCAAAAGTTTATGACCATAGTCCTTAAAAGTTCAAATCTGTGCAAAAATATGGCTTTAATGTTATTGTCCTTCAGATACTCACACTGTCATCTCCTGAAAAAAGGTTCAGGAGAAATAAGGTTTTTGAACGTGGCAGGATTGCTAAGCTGCAGAAGCGAGGGCTCTCGCAATGCACCATTGCTGCCGAGGTTGGACAGTCATTTGAAATTTCTTAAAGGAAttttgggacaaaaaaaatcaagtggCAGACCCGGAGTGAGCCGGAGGATCTGACGGGCTGCCCGTAAAGACACGGGCCAATCCTCGACCCAAATTAAGGCCCTTAATGATGCTGACTGCAGCCTAATAACCATAAGACTGCATCTGCGAGAGAAGGGCGTAAAGAACAAAATAACGTCTGCGAAAGCCACATCTCCTCCCACACCACAACTTGCCTGTTTGGCGTTTATACCAAACATGAGACGTTAAAAGATGGAAGAAAATGAGAATGAGATTTGGAggatgagaaaaaaagaaaaaatctggaTGTTCCTGATGGCTTCCAACGATACTGGCATGACTGATGGGGATGCCGCTGGAAATGTTTTCCACGCGGCACTGTGGAGGAGGTTCCATCATGATCTGGggtgtttttttaaagagtaaAATGTTGCAGCAGGCATCCCTCTTGACTGAGGGCCCTCGTCTGTGTGGTAACAACTTTCAACAGGACAATGCCTGCCCGACAGTTCACAACGCCTGCCTGACGATGAGTTCTTCCAGGACAATAACGCTTGAATTCTGAACCATCCTGTGTGTTCCCCTGATCTAAATCCCCTTGATAATGTTCGGGAATGGATGGCAAGGGAAGTTTACAAAAACGGACATCAGAGTCAGACTGTGGATGCCTTTCGTGAAGCCAACGTTCCAACCAGTCTCCTGGAAACAGTTGCATCAAGCATGCAGAATCGAGTGTTCAAAGTTATCAACAAAAAATGGTGGCTCTACTCTCTACTGAATCCTTCTTTGACACTTTTAGTTCTATTCTGGGTATTTTTGTGCTATGGTCTTAAACTTTTGATGAGCTGATGAACAGCCTGTTTGAgttaaatgcaatttttaattaattgcaaatctcagtttttttgtctcttgctcctttttcttcttttgacaTTTTGAAGCAGTTCCTACAATTTGGTTAAGATTCACCACCGCAAAATGTGaatacatgaaattttcccccGAGTTTTAGGATTTTGTTCAGAAGCGTATATAGTGTAGTAtaattgtaatgtttttaaGTTGCATAGTAGAAGTAGCAGTTgctctgtccgctgtgcttcgatAAACATTCCAAGGACAGAGATTCATCCTTCCATCTACAACACTGTGAGCTGATTTATACTTCTGTGAGCATTGGAAACCATGTCAGGATGTCATGCAAGGAAACCTGCATGGAATGTAGTCTTCATATGTACACATAATTCTAGCATGTCCAACTGGGATGGTGTGTCACGAATGTCACAAGaaattgcaataaataaataagcttttACTTTTATCTGCTCTTAATAATAAAGAGCAGATAGCTGAGGCATAACTTTGTTTTGTTAAGCGTTACGGGAAAAAGAAACTGTGTGTGATCAATTACAAATCTCAATTCCcactgaaaacatttttatgaattGGATTCACTTGCCTGTATTCAGCAGTATTAAGCAGCCATGTATAAGAAGGTGTTTTTAATctgttaaaataatttcatcACATCACTATATGTGACGGAAACTGACCAAGCTCATTATGTTGTTCACAAGGTGTGTTTTATCATAAAGGAGACAGTTCCTTAAAGACAGCAACCTGAGAAAATAATTGGGTTACTTGGTCCAAACTAAGATTCTTGGAAATCTTTTGCAGTTTGTGTCATATTAAAATTCGACAAAGgaataagttttttttcaaCTTGCTGTCTTTAATATACATATAGTCTCTTTTATGATTAAAGGCTCTTGTAAACAGCCTGAACTACTGTACTGAGTCAGTTTCCTTTACATatagaattatttttaacagattAATTACCAACAAACTACAATGGTTTCTTTAAAGATGGTTTCTTCCATCTTTTAACGTCCCATGTTTGGTATAAACGCCATAATTTTAATATATCCTGTGAGGTTTTAAATAGGTTGTGGATGTCTTTATTTTGGCCAATTTAATATATTCTTGCAAACTATTTTATCCCCACGAAGGGACCAGAGCATGCTGATCATTTGGATTGTTAAACCAGCTGCTGTATTACAGTTGAGATATTACAGTTTTCAAGAATTACATCATTATATGTGAAAGAAATTGACCCAGTAGCTTGTGATGTTCACAagagtgttttaaatgatatcATAAATTATACAGTTCCTAAAGGACAGTATTAATGGagtacaaacttaaaaaattgaTTGGAGAAGTTCTACCtaacctataaaatgtttaatccaTAAAACACCTTAGGCactgaataaataattactgaTAGAATATTACTCTGatatttttgattaaaaaaataaacataagcaAATATTTCCAGGGATACACCTCTTCATCAAAAAAATCAGTGGGTGCCTAAAAACAGACATACAGCATCACAGATGCACACACCAAAACTGACTGAATTTAATCATTCAAACGGATTACACGTCACACTGCCACCAGAAGGCAGTGtgacttttttaaacattaaaaaaatttaaacatgttaaattttttaacgtaaattttttttttttaacatgttacattttttaacatacaaaaaatGAGTAATCCCTTTTTGTCTTAAGGTAACAGGGGCCATCTTTGTTATGTTTGGTGACAAACAGAAAGTTCCTGAAACAATAGTTTCTGGAGAGACAGAACAAATCTACTTTAATCTCTTACAGGAATTGAAAATCTCTTACAGAAATTCTAAGGAAATTCATGTCTCATGTCTATTTTTCTTGTGTCTGTCACACACTTACCTCAGTGTGTATCCAGTGTGCAGGTGGGTGCTGTGTGTATTTCACTGCAAGCTCTATAACTCGTTTTCTACGAAGAAGGCCGGGGCTGGAGCACACAGAAAACCCACCCACTATCTCCACACCAGGGATGAAAAAGTCCACCCTGAAAACAACACAAAGTCAATTTACATGAATAATAGGAATAGGatatttttcctttataaaattgaatatacagtatggtgatAATACAATTATAAGTTCAAAGACAACAATGTATGACTGCAAAATGTGCTTCACAGAATTTGTAAGTAAGACAGGTTTGACAGAATATGTAAGTAAGACCAATCTATGCAGAAAAGTGCAATAAAGATCGTCCCATAGTTATTACACGTTCGTAAGTAGGATTTGTTTGGACAACATGCTCcttagacacaaatatacaatagaAAGCATACCAATCatcttgactaaatctgtcctctttcccaacactgccatcatgCGGCCAAAAATCATAAACCCTGCCAAAgaatctcacagtgaaatgtaTCGGTGTTGTTTTTGCACCTTTAAACCAGGACGCCGTTTAGTCTCAGagcgaatttccccataagaaataatagaaactccaATCATTCATTCcaaaacccaaaaatatttatgtaaaaatgattaatagaaAATTAGAAATGTTGAAAAGAACCACCCGCGacaggagaggaagaggaggagaagggGGTAAtagtgtaggacaactttcactcacacacacacggatgtaaAAACAGTTTGCAAACATGAAAAATGCCAAGGGGGggatgaatacttttgcaaagcactgtacttttatttatacagtatttacttaCAGTGGGTTACAACAGAATCACCcctctttaaaataattacattttgtttgcCTTGCAGCCTGAAATGAGGGCAGACAGTTTTTGTTATCTATCAAATTTAACTCAAGTTTGAGCAGTTCTTGCAAAGCTTTGTGTGCCATTGAAAAGGTGATTAGATTGACCAGTTTAAGTTTACAAGTCATTTTAGGAGGAGGTGAGCCTTTTCCAAAGCATTGATTCTGtagttttttccccaaaattcATTCTGACATAATGGTGTTATATCTTTCACATGGATGCTAAAAGTTGCagagtaaatacagctggagAGAACACAAAACTGTGTTTGTCTTCATTTCAatctgcaaagcaacaaaatgtaattatttcaaaGTGGGGTGGTTCTTTTCTATCCAGTGTAATTCTgttcttcattcattcataactGGGTGTTCgactgtaacacaataattattaaaaattctgTTTCAGGCCCAGAAACACATTGGATTCGGTTTGAAATTAGATTTGGGTAAAGAGCTGTCCAACagattattaaaacctgtaaggactCTGCTGGACTTTTAACCTCATGAAAAAAATGTGcttagaaaaaaacatgaacggCGATCATTTAAACCCTTAGTAAAAATACATGGTTAAAAACTGACAGTAGAACTCTGAGCTacgtttaatagtgaaagtaaatgtatttttacgcATACAACTCACAGGATTAGGACTAAATAACCATGTGTCTacgagaaaaccacttgttagtgagactaatcagtaAAAAATGCACCCATCATATAGTGTACAATCCTCTgaaagcagtgttatgatctggggtttctTCAGTTGCTCatgtctaggctcagcaacgttatgtggcaataaaataaagtcatatGTCGATGTATTGAATGACCAGATCCACATCTATCTAATGACAGGATCCAcatctatggattttttttttccatgatgaCACAGAGCATCTTCCATGATCTAAATTGTCAAGGAGTGGTTTTGGGAGCATGGGAATCATATTTACACAGAAATTCACCACCACACTGTGCACTGTACACTCACTATCTGTGTCTTGTATGAGGAAAAGCGGCACAGTGAGAGTTTAGGAACTGTGTATTAGTACTAGTCACTGTATTGATTGTTTCATCTTCCaacaaatgtacagtagtttgtGTTAACTGTCCTCTGGCCCTTCCTTTGTGGTCAGTTTCTTATACCAGGCAGACTTTTTTCAGACATTTAATTCAAGTTAAAATATGAATAGACACTAGCTGTACTTATTTCCTCATTTTCTTATATAGTCATAAAAGAGCAGTAGTCTAAGAtagtataattttatattttagtctTACAGCATGACAGGtaagttttcttttaaaagcaaATCATGCATATTCAGGTGATGTGTGTCATCTATTCAGTTTAGGTCTGATTGGTTGGTGGGGGAACATACCTGAaaacaatgttattttaaacattaagttATTTCTTCTGCTGGATAAATCAAATTTgggttaatatatataaaaaattaaaaagaatgaTAAAGTTCAAAATAGATCCCAGATGTATACAAATGTTTCTCTCATCGTAGTCACTACTTTACCATCTTTAAATCTTCTTGTGCACctcaacacatttttaaaagcaaatgtCTGTTTACAAGCTTGTGAAACAAAGAAAGAACTTAAGTAAActtaattaattgaattaaagcTAAACCATTCCTTAATCCTTCAGTGGGAAGTGGGACGTGATCGTCTTTCCTTTTCCCCCCcagcacatttttaaataaaattattgctGTTAACTTCTTTTTAATCCCGCAGTGAATCATGGAACCGTCTTTTGGTTATCTTTAACATTGTCAGTATGAGTAACAACTCATGAGGCCCTTTAGTTACTGGACTGGACGTGCACCtttcatgaaaataaataagactCACCCCCAGCATTGGTGCACAAGGCCTTGACATGCATACAagtgtatttacacacacacacacaagccgccCTGTGATCTGGGCTATTAAGTATTAACATTACATATTTCATAATCAGTCCTTACCACTGGCCAGCACGGAAACTAAATTCAGGATGTAGGACCTCCAGCTGCAGCCTCTTGACTGTGTCTGACTCTTCTGTAATGGCACAAACTCTTGCTGAGAACATGgcctgcacacacagacacacacacacatacatacatacatacaaaaaggtctaacaaaattacaaaacgTATTCATCATTCAAATATGACAGGAGATTAAGagatttaaagcatttttttactgTTCAGATAAAAATAATCAGCACTGCATTTTCCACCAGAAC harbors:
- the oxnad1 gene encoding oxidoreductase NAD-binding domain-containing protein 1; protein product: MSQRCVLFTARCFAGVTRSLHTTTSLFCSSRNISSRPADHLVRTASVYRQKAMFSARVCAITEESDTVKRLQLEVLHPEFSFRAGQWVDFFIPGVEIVGGFSVCSSPGLLRRKRVIELAVKYTQHPPAHWIHTECTLGSHVEVRVGGDFYFDPMPSDCTVDLLLVAGGVGINPLYSILMHTADLLRLPNAYIPGHTHLCYSAKNTKELLFKNSITDLCYEFPDKFSCNFRVTQQDFEIESALQPYVASGKISLEVLRHHVNPGRTLCYLCGPPPMIESVSTDLQSLGLSVDRIRYEKWW